The Tenuifilum thalassicum genome includes the window CGAAAACCTTGCCTCAAGCAAACGATTCCCTGTTACAGTAAATGATAGCGTTGGGTTAGTTGATACTAAGCTCTCTCCTTCGTACCAACCATTAAAGTCGTACCCAGTATTCGAAGATGCAGTTAGCGTACAGGTGCTTCCATAATTATACGTACCTGTTCCAGAGACGGAACCTGAGCCAGAAGGAGTAACCGTTGCCGATATGGTGTAACTTGTAGATTGCACCTTAGCTGTAATAGCAACATTATCAACTGACCAGTACGCTGCAGAACCACTAGTAGTACCAGATGATAAGTATTGAAATGCTATGTAAGCATTTTGGGCGCTTGCATCAGACAAGTCAATATCTCCAGACGAGGTCCAGACTTGCGAGTTTTCTGCAGGATAATTGTACGATAGTTCAGTCCAAGTGTAGTTCTCGGGGTTGCCACTACCTGGATAATCAGTAGAGTAGAAAACCTTGACTTCAGGATTAGGGATATTAGTATCGGAATACTTTGTCCACGAATCAAAAGTTAACGTTATGTTTGAATAGCCACCAAGATCAAGCGCTGGTGAAATTAACCAATCATCGGAAGCAACATCCCCATTGTAGCCATTTATCTCAATGTATCCTTGAGAATTACATGTCCAATCCTTATTACTAGTAACAGAAAACACTTGCCAACTTGCAGGTAGACAGCTAGCAAAATCTTCGGTAAGAATTGTCACAGTGCTACTCACTTCTCCATTAAGACTAATACTCAAGTCTGACGCACTCCCATTGTCGGTTATCGCTAGGGTTTCATTATAAACACCTTCGGCTAGCCCAGCTTTAAGGCGAACAAATATATTTTTTGATGGGAGCGTTGGAGCGGTATAGCTTACTTCAATTGAGGCAGCATAGTTTATGTTATCAGCAGAAACCTCATAGGAAGCAGGAGCAGTAATGGTAACCTTACTCCCATCTAAATTTTCACCGGAAATGCTAAAACTCTGCTGAGCAGATGGTCCATTTCCAGGAGTGTATGAAAAACCCGAAAGCGCGCTTTCACTCGAACTTAGCATTGGGCTACTAGTTGACTCTGTTAGCCAAATTGTTGCATTAGTAACAAAAACTCCATTATCGCCAGTTGCATTTCCAGCATTAAATGGCTGAGACCATCCAGGGTATGTATTTGAATTATCGTGAGCAGTTTCGTCTTCAGGAACAGAACTATCGCCAACTGCCACTACCCTACCACTTCCATAAGTAGCGCAAACTGCCATTACGCCTGTTGTACCAC containing:
- a CDS encoding T9SS-dependent choice-of-anchor J family protein translates to MVKRFLLVLTTLVVVVSAQAQKKILFDNTKSETASNADWIIDDDEPIPSPAQSGITQSTTETYWQGALSSWGVEMVKRGFYVETLPASGSITYGNSSNSQDLSKYDVFVVCEPNNPFSAAEKQAIIDFVQNGGGLFIVADHAVADRDGDGWDALEVWNDFFSTYNNPFGFTLDPGSNISIDPATNVANLPDNPILHGPAGDVDGLAFYNGGTFTIDKSANSTAIGLVYNDGYSNSGTTGVMAVCATYGSGRVVAVGDSSVPEDETAHDNSNTYPGWSQPFNAGNATGDNGVFVTNATIWLTESTSSPMLSSSESALSGFSYTPGNGPSAQQSFSISGENLDGSKVTITAPASYEVSADNINYAASIEVSYTAPTLPSKNIFVRLKAGLAEGVYNETLAITDNGSASDLSISLNGEVSSTVTILTEDFASCLPASWQVFSVTSNKDWTCNSQGYIEINGYNGDVASDDWLISPALDLGGYSNITLTFDSWTKYSDTNIPNPEVKVFYSTDYPGSGNPENYTWTELSYNYPAENSQVWTSSGDIDLSDASAQNAYIAFQYLSSGTTSGSAAYWSVDNVAITAKVQSTSYTISATVTPSGSGSVSGTGTYNYGSTCTLTASSNTGYDFNGWYEGESLVSTNPTLSFTVTGNRLLEARFSLKSFEISATVNPANGGTVSGTGTYTFNSTCTLTAVPESGFEFTAWLENGNQVSTNPTLTFTVTECRSFEAQFSTINSDSFDELNSVRVYPNPFRDIFMVDFAGNDFSSIEVIDVIGNVVYSKSNLSQTVSIDLSSYTKGIYFARITKGRHSKIVKLIKQ